The Streptomyces sp. SS1-1 genome has a segment encoding these proteins:
- a CDS encoding anti-sigma regulatory factor — MTHTGSVSARLPLTSDLDLVRARQHVRQMTAELGFSLVEQTKLVTAASELARNALVHGGGGRMECAEVTDGGVRGLRLVFSDDGPGIADLDQALSDGYTSGEGLGMGLPGARRLVHEFSVDSARGHGTTVTVTSWVAGPPRPREGS, encoded by the coding sequence GTGACCCACACCGGAAGTGTCTCCGCCCGGCTGCCCCTGACCTCGGACCTCGACCTGGTCCGGGCGCGGCAGCACGTGCGGCAGATGACGGCCGAGCTCGGGTTCAGCCTGGTCGAGCAGACCAAGCTGGTCACCGCGGCCAGCGAGCTGGCACGCAACGCCCTCGTCCACGGCGGCGGCGGCCGGATGGAGTGCGCGGAGGTGACCGACGGCGGCGTACGGGGGCTGCGCCTCGTCTTCAGCGACGACGGCCCCGGCATCGCGGACCTCGACCAGGCCCTCTCCGACGGCTACACCTCGGGCGAGGGACTGGGCATGGGGCTGCCGGGCGCCCGGCGCCTGGTCCACGAGTTCTCCGTCGACAGCGCCCGCGGCCACGGCACCACCGTCACGGTGACGTCGTGGGTCGCCGGGCCGCCCCGGCCGCGCGAGGGCTCCTGA
- a CDS encoding PP2C family protein-serine/threonine phosphatase yields MAAERALRSAAPHRLVDAVRDVVRAEYGATSVELYLADYALVSLQRVRSADAPADSVPARGGGAGRAFGAQEPFVEKLAGGEARLHLPVTVRGDRLGVLTVTMSSFDRAERARAELTDIAQVLGHEIVVADRDTDLYMRARRADRLTLAAEMQWQLLPGRSCAGPEYALGAQLEPAYAIYGDNFDWSADADRLMLYVTNGMGEGIEASLLTNLGINALRNARRAGLSVEDQAALADQAVFAQYRGEAYISVLLVDLELRTGRLRVVDAGSPRMMRLRGRTVTPVDLEAQLPLGMFEETDYVAHEVDLAPGDRLLFASDGVYAVCAPGGEEYGERALARAIVSTSLLPAAEVPRAVLRELAGHRGGTEPADDALVVCLDWFGPPEVP; encoded by the coding sequence ATGGCAGCCGAGCGGGCGCTGCGCTCCGCGGCCCCGCACCGGCTCGTGGACGCGGTCCGCGACGTGGTGCGCGCCGAGTACGGTGCGACGTCCGTCGAGCTCTACCTGGCCGACTACGCCCTCGTCTCGCTCCAGCGGGTCCGCTCCGCGGACGCCCCGGCCGACTCCGTCCCGGCCCGCGGCGGCGGCGCCGGACGCGCCTTCGGCGCCCAGGAGCCGTTCGTCGAGAAACTCGCCGGGGGCGAGGCCCGGCTGCACCTGCCGGTGACCGTGCGCGGCGACCGCCTCGGGGTGCTCACCGTCACGATGTCCTCCTTCGACCGGGCCGAGCGGGCCCGCGCCGAACTCACCGACATCGCCCAGGTGCTCGGACACGAGATCGTCGTCGCCGACCGGGACACCGACCTCTATATGCGGGCCCGGCGCGCCGACCGGCTCACCCTCGCCGCCGAGATGCAGTGGCAGCTCCTCCCCGGACGGTCCTGCGCGGGACCCGAGTACGCCCTGGGTGCCCAGCTGGAGCCCGCCTACGCCATCTACGGCGACAACTTCGACTGGTCCGCCGACGCCGACCGGCTCATGCTCTACGTCACCAACGGCATGGGCGAGGGCATCGAGGCGTCCCTGCTGACCAACCTCGGCATCAACGCGCTGCGCAACGCGCGCCGGGCCGGCCTCTCCGTCGAGGACCAGGCCGCCCTCGCCGACCAGGCCGTCTTCGCCCAGTACCGGGGCGAGGCGTACATCTCCGTCCTGCTCGTCGACCTGGAACTGCGCACCGGACGGCTTCGGGTCGTCGACGCCGGGTCCCCGCGGATGATGCGGCTGCGCGGCCGCACCGTGACCCCCGTCGACCTGGAGGCGCAGCTCCCGCTCGGCATGTTCGAGGAGACGGACTACGTCGCGCACGAGGTGGACCTCGCGCCCGGCGACCGGCTCCTGTTCGCCAGCGACGGCGTCTACGCCGTCTGCGCCCCCGGCGGCGAGGAGTACGGGGAGCGCGCCCTGGCCCGCGCCATCGTCTCCACCAGCCTGCTGCCCGCCGCCGAGGTGCCCCGGGCCGTCCTGCGCGAACTGGCCGGACACCGCGGCGGGACCGAGCCCGCCGACGACGCGCTCGTGGTGTGCCTCGACTGGTTCGGGCCGCCCGAGGTGCCCTGA
- a CDS encoding STAS domain-containing protein: protein MTGATAPPPDGFVPVLRLGGILLVTLQGDLYDSTAERLRQDIGRTVSDDAVTGVVIDLSGVEIVDSFMGRVLSDIAAMTRLLAAQTVVAGMRPAVAITLVELGLTLPGLRTALSTEEAMNLLGAEVAHLPRTAGARRERP, encoded by the coding sequence ATGACCGGCGCGACCGCCCCGCCACCCGACGGCTTCGTCCCGGTCCTGCGCCTCGGCGGCATCCTGCTGGTCACCCTCCAGGGCGACCTGTACGACAGCACGGCCGAGAGACTCCGGCAGGACATCGGCCGGACCGTCTCCGACGACGCGGTCACCGGTGTCGTCATCGACCTCTCGGGCGTCGAGATCGTCGACTCCTTCATGGGCCGCGTGCTCAGCGACATCGCGGCGATGACCCGGCTGCTGGCCGCGCAGACCGTCGTCGCAGGCATGCGCCCCGCCGTCGCCATCACCCTGGTCGAACTGGGGCTCACCCTGCCGGGGCTGCGTACCGCCCTGAGCACCGAGGAGGCCATGAACCTGCTCGGTGCCGAGGTGGCGCACCTGCCCCGGACCGCCGGCGCCCGCCGGGAGCGCCCGTGA
- a CDS encoding STAS domain-containing protein — translation MSIAQNPLSIKVEVPREDAVLLTVEGDLDMDTATELQHHLANQLHHGRRHFLLDIAGVPFMDSSGMNIVLRAYQEVREIPGGVYVISPTPAVRRIMDLTGVSITVPIVESVEEALAVADSGGPATPEPPAED, via the coding sequence GTGTCCATTGCCCAGAATCCCTTGTCGATCAAGGTGGAAGTGCCCAGGGAAGATGCCGTGCTGCTGACGGTGGAGGGCGACCTGGACATGGATACGGCCACCGAGCTGCAGCACCACCTGGCCAACCAGCTCCATCACGGCCGGCGTCACTTCCTGCTCGACATCGCCGGTGTGCCCTTCATGGACTCGTCCGGCATGAACATCGTGCTGCGCGCCTACCAGGAGGTGCGGGAGATCCCCGGCGGTGTGTACGTGATCTCCCCGACTCCCGCGGTGCGGCGCATCATGGATCTCACCGGGGTCAGCATCACCGTCCCCATCGTGGAGAGCGTGGAGGAGGCGCTGGCCGTGGCGGACTCCGGCGGCCCCGCGACCCCGGAGCCCCCGGCCGAGGACTGA
- a CDS encoding ATP-binding protein, producing the protein MSQEQGAGGTTGPAGDHPHHGPLNPAEARGAVRRALAQRPAGQGAPYTPDTLSDALLVASELTTNAMLHGGGVTDFDVEVVGENLYLSVCDRERRRPVTLDSLDRGDRHRCGGRGWPIVCRLACEVEVADLPAGGKRVTAVIPLLGPYPHPAGGA; encoded by the coding sequence ATGAGTCAGGAACAAGGAGCCGGTGGCACCACCGGCCCGGCCGGGGACCACCCGCACCACGGTCCGCTCAACCCGGCCGAGGCGCGGGGAGCCGTACGGCGCGCCCTCGCCCAGCGGCCGGCCGGCCAGGGCGCCCCGTACACCCCCGACACACTGTCGGACGCGCTGCTCGTCGCCTCGGAGCTGACGACCAACGCGATGCTGCACGGCGGCGGGGTCACCGACTTCGACGTGGAGGTCGTCGGCGAGAACCTCTACCTGTCCGTGTGCGACCGGGAGCGGCGGCGGCCGGTGACGCTGGACTCCCTCGACCGCGGGGACCGGCACCGGTGCGGTGGCCGGGGGTGGCCGATCGTGTGCCGGCTGGCCTGCGAGGTGGAGGTGGCGGACCTGCCCGCCGGCGGCAAGCGCGTCACGGCGGTGATCCCGCTGCTGGGGCCCTACCCGCACCCGGCGGGCGGTGCCTGA
- a CDS encoding MarR family winged helix-turn-helix transcriptional regulator codes for MTSEAAELLEVLWGRASTAPVSASQIRVLFILEHSDGINLRMLAEALGSTPPSTSRLCDRLQAVGFVERETSTASRRELRLHLSRRGRTFLAELRDRREAALQSVLEQMPVAKRHALLEGLEAFCLAASAEIHEGDEASDARSA; via the coding sequence ATGACCTCCGAGGCCGCCGAGTTGCTGGAGGTCCTGTGGGGCCGTGCCTCGACGGCTCCGGTGTCCGCCTCCCAGATCCGGGTGCTGTTCATCCTGGAGCACAGCGACGGCATCAACCTGCGCATGCTCGCGGAGGCGCTCGGCTCCACCCCGCCGTCGACGAGCCGGCTGTGCGACCGGCTGCAGGCGGTGGGCTTCGTCGAGCGGGAGACCAGTACCGCCAGCCGCCGGGAGCTGCGGCTGCATCTGAGCCGGCGCGGGCGCACGTTCCTGGCCGAGCTGCGGGACCGGCGCGAGGCCGCCCTGCAGTCCGTCCTGGAGCAGATGCCCGTCGCGAAGCGGCACGCGCTGCTGGAGGGCCTGGAGGCCTTCTGCCTCGCGGCGAGCGCGGAGATCCACGAGGGCGACGAGGCGTCCGACGCGCGGAGCGCCTGA
- a CDS encoding STAS domain-containing protein, giving the protein MPEQHTAEDRTDPTQEVAAFLRERREQIAQRWADAAVFRTVFTVSRDEAAEAGRAVVEALAAVAASGRIEDLEADGFAVVREQLARTAHARARAGATTGQISAEMEALRPPVTELLLDELSGAPADHVRECTTVLAVLMGTLRLVMLETTTVAGQDLINRQRLEMLEIATPVIKLWEGIVAVPLIGTLDSARSQVVMETLLDAIVEQHARIAILDITGVPTVDSLVAQHLMKTVAAARLMGAECIVSGIRPAIAQTIVHLGIDLSSILTRASLADALAYALQQQGAHIVPSAGPVAEPR; this is encoded by the coding sequence GTGCCGGAACAGCACACCGCAGAGGACAGGACCGATCCCACGCAGGAGGTGGCCGCCTTCCTGCGGGAGCGACGCGAGCAGATCGCCCAGCGCTGGGCGGACGCCGCGGTGTTCCGCACCGTGTTCACCGTCTCCCGGGACGAGGCGGCCGAGGCCGGCCGCGCCGTCGTCGAGGCCCTGGCCGCGGTCGCCGCGTCCGGACGCATCGAGGACCTGGAGGCCGACGGCTTCGCCGTGGTCCGCGAGCAGCTCGCGCGGACCGCGCACGCCCGCGCCCGGGCCGGCGCCACCACCGGGCAGATCTCCGCGGAGATGGAGGCGCTGCGCCCGCCCGTCACCGAGCTGCTGCTCGACGAGCTGTCCGGCGCGCCCGCCGACCACGTGCGCGAGTGCACCACCGTCCTCGCGGTGCTGATGGGCACCCTGCGGCTGGTCATGCTGGAGACGACGACCGTCGCGGGCCAGGACCTCATCAACCGGCAGCGGCTGGAGATGCTGGAGATCGCCACGCCCGTGATCAAGCTGTGGGAGGGCATCGTCGCCGTCCCGCTCATCGGCACCCTCGACAGCGCGCGCAGCCAGGTCGTCATGGAGACCCTGCTGGACGCCATCGTCGAGCAGCACGCGCGCATCGCGATCCTGGACATCACCGGCGTGCCCACCGTCGACTCGCTGGTGGCGCAGCACCTGATGAAGACCGTCGCGGCGGCCCGTCTCATGGGCGCCGAGTGCATCGTCTCCGGCATCCGCCCCGCCATCGCGCAGACCATCGTCCACCTCGGCATCGACCTGAGCTCGATCCTGACCCGCGCCAGCCTCGCGGACGCCCTGGCCTACGCCCTCCAGCAGCAGGGCGCGCACATCGTGCCGTCCGCCGGCCCCGTCGCGGAGCCGCGATGA
- a CDS encoding RNA polymerase sigma factor SigF has product MAAVTVAQATATAQEKDATEAALPLIEDPSRVKPQDARELSRQFFDRLDMLEEGTHEYQYVRNTLIEMNLSLVRYAASRFRARGDSLEDIVQVGTIGLIKAIDRFEISREVEFTTFAVPYIVGEIKRFFRDTSWAVHVPRRLQEARVELAKATEELSSRLGRTPTTRELSELMSLSEEEVIEARKASNCYQSASLDAAVNGDAESGESVLADLLGEEDPSLELVEDFHSLAPLIAGLDDRERKIIHLRFVEELTQSQIAEQIGVSQMHVSRLISRIIKQLRVGLLEPGVA; this is encoded by the coding sequence ATGGCAGCCGTGACGGTGGCGCAGGCAACGGCCACGGCACAGGAGAAGGACGCGACGGAGGCGGCGCTGCCGCTGATCGAGGACCCGTCGCGGGTGAAGCCCCAGGACGCACGCGAGCTGTCGCGTCAGTTCTTCGACCGACTGGACATGCTGGAAGAGGGCACGCACGAATACCAGTACGTACGCAACACCCTGATCGAGATGAACCTGTCCCTCGTGCGGTACGCGGCTTCCCGCTTCCGTGCCCGCGGGGACTCGCTGGAGGACATCGTCCAGGTCGGCACGATCGGTCTGATCAAGGCCATCGACCGATTCGAGATCTCCCGCGAGGTCGAGTTCACGACGTTCGCCGTGCCGTACATCGTCGGTGAGATCAAGCGTTTCTTCCGCGACACGAGCTGGGCGGTGCACGTGCCGCGCCGTCTGCAGGAGGCGCGTGTGGAGCTGGCCAAGGCCACCGAGGAGCTCAGCTCCCGGCTCGGCCGGACGCCGACCACGCGTGAGCTGTCCGAGCTGATGTCGCTGTCGGAGGAAGAGGTCATCGAGGCCCGCAAGGCCTCCAACTGCTACCAGTCGGCCTCGCTCGACGCCGCCGTCAACGGTGACGCCGAAAGCGGCGAGTCGGTCCTCGCGGACCTCCTCGGCGAGGAGGACCCGTCGCTGGAGCTGGTAGAGGACTTCCACTCGCTCGCCCCGCTCATCGCGGGGCTGGACGACCGGGAGCGCAAGATCATCCACCTGCGCTTCGTGGAGGAGCTGACCCAGTCGCAGATCGCCGAGCAGATCGGCGTCTCGCAGATGCACGTCTCGCGGCTCATCAGCCGCATCATCAAGCAGTTGCGGGTCGGACTGCTTGAGCCCGGGGTCGCCTGA